The following coding sequences are from one Burkholderia stabilis window:
- a CDS encoding bestrophin family protein: MIVRPREHWLRMLLVWNGSVLPTILPQLLLTLAISLVAVWGGGRVLGEKVPLNPTPFTLIGLTLAIFAGFRNNASYDRYREARQLWGGVLTATRTLVSQALSYGALDDDDDARRAFVRTVVAFVYSLKHQLRGTDPAGDLRALLDDDTYARIAAARYRPVAIVHGLREAFAARADAGRLSDTRLWMLDARLDDLVSMVSGCERIASTPIPFSYDVLLHRTIYAYCVLLPFGLVDSIGAATPFVTVFVAYTLIALDAIAHAIAEPFGDGPNHLALDAMTRMIERTLLELNHEPLPAEVAPCRAYRLS, from the coding sequence ATGATCGTTCGCCCGCGCGAGCACTGGCTGCGGATGCTGCTCGTCTGGAACGGCTCGGTGCTGCCGACCATCCTGCCGCAGCTCTTGCTGACGCTCGCGATCAGCCTCGTCGCGGTGTGGGGCGGCGGCCGCGTGCTCGGCGAGAAGGTGCCGCTGAACCCGACGCCGTTCACGCTGATCGGGCTCACGCTCGCGATCTTCGCGGGGTTTCGCAACAACGCGAGCTACGACCGCTATCGCGAGGCGCGGCAGCTCTGGGGCGGCGTGCTGACCGCCACGCGCACGCTGGTGTCGCAGGCGCTCAGCTACGGTGCGCTCGACGATGACGACGACGCGCGGCGCGCATTCGTGCGCACGGTCGTCGCGTTCGTCTATTCGCTCAAGCATCAACTGCGCGGCACCGATCCGGCCGGCGACCTGCGCGCGCTGCTCGACGACGACACCTACGCGCGCATCGCCGCTGCCCGGTATCGCCCGGTTGCAATCGTGCACGGGCTGCGCGAGGCCTTCGCCGCGCGCGCCGATGCGGGCCGCCTCTCCGACACGCGCCTGTGGATGCTCGACGCGCGCCTCGACGATCTCGTCTCGATGGTGAGCGGGTGCGAACGCATCGCGTCGACGCCGATCCCGTTCTCGTACGACGTGCTGCTGCACCGGACCATCTACGCGTACTGCGTGCTGCTGCCGTTCGGCCTCGTCGACTCGATCGGCGCGGCGACGCCGTTCGTCACCGTGTTCGTCGCCTATACGCTGATCGCGCTCGACGCGATCGCCCATGCGATCGCCGAACCGTTCGGCGACGGGCCGAACCATCTCGCGCTCGATGCGATGACGAGGATGATCGAGCGCACGCTGCTCGAACTGAACCACGAGCCGCTGCCGGCGGAAGTGGCGCCCTGCCGCGCCTACCGCCTCAGTTGA
- a CDS encoding FUSC family protein: MKFAFPSLPPFAAVRAALRDARPTLPPGALAFALRNTAASLLALYIAFRMNLDDPKWAASTVWIVAQGSRGMGLSKSQYRILGTAIGAAVALALTGAFAQTPELFLAALAVWIGLCAGVATFQRNFRAYAAVLAGYTAAIIAMDAVSAPLHAFDIAVARFLYVVVGILCCALFDTVFAPGAPLNDVRTRLKRYLDRSVAVGAGALRREPNGAAVHRLFADALELDTAAEYAATGAPPVRNAIGHLRAAALGVLAAQAAGQAIREHAVRAGDAPDPLVDEVARVLDGVAASGDAGYELAALRARVDAALHAEAAGPDTSRLLTLDRLAALLAGFDRAYASQAQLDRPEPPPSRVRYAFHHDPVIAWHNAIRAFLAVMTASGIWIFTAWPSGAGFVTITAVVGALFSTRPNSVRAAVGFLKGTACAAVAGVVCNFILLPAVSGFEMLAYILGVFLIAAGIAIRHPRTAAMGSAFTIFFWNFTSPDNTARIGDAAFLNSALATMLGIAFGALVFALVFPDDPGTSRQRLHRAVRRDLAGIARDPRAWSASTWLSRTADRLARELGFAGSLPQTLIERDMRDLLAIWGLGDSLLSLAELAAQEPAARRAATVVRGRCARAEFAELDRTCDMAARVLLRRVAARDGDDARALLRGVVLLRRIADAAAEHGGFLRGRRD; the protein is encoded by the coding sequence ATGAAATTCGCTTTCCCCAGCCTGCCGCCGTTCGCGGCCGTCCGGGCCGCGCTGCGCGACGCGCGCCCGACGCTGCCGCCCGGCGCGCTCGCGTTCGCGCTGCGCAATACGGCCGCGTCGCTGCTCGCGCTCTATATTGCGTTCCGGATGAATCTCGACGATCCGAAATGGGCCGCGTCGACCGTCTGGATCGTCGCGCAGGGCAGCCGCGGGATGGGGCTGTCGAAGAGCCAGTACCGGATTCTCGGCACCGCGATCGGCGCAGCCGTCGCGCTCGCGCTGACCGGCGCGTTCGCGCAGACGCCCGAGCTGTTCCTGGCGGCGCTTGCCGTATGGATTGGCCTGTGCGCGGGCGTCGCGACGTTCCAGCGGAATTTCCGCGCGTATGCGGCGGTGCTCGCCGGCTATACGGCCGCGATCATCGCGATGGATGCGGTGTCCGCGCCGCTGCATGCGTTCGATATCGCGGTTGCACGGTTCCTGTACGTGGTGGTCGGCATCCTGTGCTGCGCGCTGTTCGATACGGTCTTTGCGCCGGGCGCGCCGCTGAACGATGTCCGTACGCGGCTCAAGCGCTATCTCGACCGTTCGGTGGCGGTCGGTGCGGGCGCGCTGCGCCGTGAGCCGAACGGCGCGGCGGTGCACCGGCTGTTCGCGGACGCGCTCGAACTCGATACGGCCGCCGAATACGCGGCGACCGGCGCGCCGCCGGTGCGCAACGCGATCGGCCATTTGCGCGCCGCGGCGCTGGGCGTGTTGGCGGCACAGGCCGCGGGGCAGGCGATCCGCGAGCACGCGGTGCGCGCCGGCGATGCACCGGACCCGCTGGTTGACGAGGTCGCGCGTGTGCTCGACGGCGTCGCCGCGTCGGGCGACGCCGGGTACGAACTGGCGGCGCTGCGCGCGCGCGTGGACGCAGCGCTGCATGCCGAGGCGGCCGGCCCGGACACGTCGCGCCTGCTGACGCTCGACCGGCTGGCGGCGCTGCTCGCGGGGTTCGACCGCGCATACGCGAGCCAGGCGCAGCTCGACCGGCCGGAGCCGCCGCCTTCACGCGTGCGCTACGCGTTCCACCACGATCCGGTAATCGCATGGCACAACGCGATTCGTGCGTTCCTCGCGGTGATGACCGCGTCGGGGATCTGGATCTTCACCGCGTGGCCGTCGGGCGCCGGTTTCGTCACGATCACGGCCGTGGTCGGCGCATTGTTCTCGACGCGCCCGAATTCGGTGCGCGCGGCTGTTGGGTTTCTGAAAGGCACGGCGTGTGCGGCCGTCGCGGGTGTCGTCTGCAATTTCATCCTGCTGCCCGCCGTGTCGGGCTTCGAGATGCTGGCCTATATCCTCGGCGTGTTCCTGATCGCCGCGGGCATCGCGATCCGGCATCCGCGCACGGCCGCGATGGGCAGCGCGTTTACGATCTTCTTCTGGAATTTCACGTCGCCGGACAATACCGCCCGCATCGGCGACGCCGCGTTTCTGAACAGCGCGCTCGCGACGATGCTCGGGATCGCGTTCGGCGCGCTCGTGTTCGCGCTCGTGTTTCCCGACGATCCCGGCACCAGCCGGCAGCGCCTGCATCGTGCGGTGCGCCGCGACCTGGCAGGCATTGCGCGCGACCCGCGCGCGTGGTCCGCGAGCACGTGGCTCAGCCGTACGGCCGATCGTCTCGCGCGCGAGCTGGGGTTCGCAGGAAGCTTGCCGCAGACGCTGATCGAGCGCGACATGCGCGACCTGCTCGCGATCTGGGGGCTCGGCGACAGCCTGCTGTCGCTCGCCGAACTGGCAGCGCAGGAGCCGGCCGCGCGTCGTGCGGCAACCGTGGTGCGCGGGCGGTGCGCGCGGGCGGAGTTCGCGGAGCTCGACCGGACCTGCGACATGGCAGCCCGCGTGCTGCTGCGGCGCGTGGCCGCTCGCGATGGCGACGACGCGCGCGCGTTGCTGCGCGGGGTTGTGCTGCTGCGGCGAATCGCGGATGCGGCCGCCGAACACGGCGGCTTCCTGCGCGGCCGCCGCGACTGA
- a CDS encoding LysR family transcriptional regulator, producing the protein MDFESIRIFLRVVERGNFTAAATQLDMPLSRVSRKVKQLEDDLGVQLLYRTTRRVSVTEAGRDYYERCLRAEEILLDADRLARALRTEPEGTLRVLVPYSIGLFELEPALAEFRRRYPLVQLVLIYDNSALDLVEHGFDVALRTGVLTDSGYVARSLGWSHAKLAASPHYLDRAGRPQTPQDLAHHDILFVGRDTPGLTLRLTNAAGDVADVPVRPVLISNESVTVLRQASSGGGIALISTHFTARRLEKNELEIVLPDWHRTDDVELHVLYPRRATLDSKVRAFVEFLTEVFTAWRSAP; encoded by the coding sequence ATGGATTTCGAGAGCATCCGGATTTTCTTGCGCGTGGTGGAACGCGGCAACTTCACCGCCGCCGCCACGCAACTCGACATGCCGCTCAGCCGCGTGAGCCGCAAGGTCAAGCAGCTCGAGGACGACCTCGGCGTCCAGCTGCTGTACCGCACCACGCGCCGCGTGTCCGTCACCGAAGCCGGGCGCGACTACTACGAGCGCTGCCTGCGCGCCGAGGAAATCCTGCTCGACGCGGATCGCCTGGCCCGCGCGTTGCGCACGGAACCCGAAGGGACGCTGCGCGTGCTCGTGCCCTACTCGATCGGCCTGTTCGAACTGGAGCCGGCGCTCGCCGAGTTTCGCCGGCGTTATCCGCTGGTCCAGCTCGTGTTGATCTACGACAACAGCGCGCTCGATCTCGTCGAACACGGCTTCGACGTCGCGCTACGCACCGGCGTGCTGACCGATTCTGGTTATGTCGCGCGCTCGCTCGGCTGGTCGCACGCGAAGCTCGCGGCCAGCCCGCACTATCTCGATCGCGCCGGCCGGCCGCAAACGCCGCAGGATCTCGCCCATCACGACATCCTGTTCGTCGGCCGCGACACACCCGGCCTGACGCTGCGACTCACCAACGCGGCCGGCGACGTGGCCGACGTGCCGGTCCGGCCCGTGCTGATCTCGAACGAATCGGTCACGGTGCTGCGCCAGGCCTCGAGCGGCGGCGGCATCGCGTTGATTTCCACGCACTTCACCGCGCGGCGGCTCGAGAAGAACGAACTCGAAATCGTGCTGCCCGACTGGCACCGCACCGACGACGTCGAGCTTCACGTGCTCTACCCGCGGCGCGCGACGCTCGACAGCAAGGTGCGCGCGTTCGTCGAATTCCTGACGGAAGTCTTCACCGCATGGCGGAGCGCGCCGTAA
- a CDS encoding DHA2 family efflux MFS transporter permease subunit encodes MSSPSSPGPLSGGRLAIGTIAVSLAMFMNVLDSSIANVAIPTISGDLGVSVDEGTWVITIFAAANAVSIPLTGWLTQRFGQVRLFVTSILLFVCASWLCGIAPNLPTLLAARILQGAVAGPLAPLSQALLLGAWPRQKSSSALALWSMTALVGPIAGPSLGGWITYDYNWSWIFYINIPVGLFAAAVTWIVFRDRESATRRMPIDTVGLLLLVLWVASLQIMLDKGKDLDWFNSPVVVALGIVALIGFAFFLVWELHEANPIVDLRLFTQRNFAGGTIAISVAYGMFFGTLVLLPQWMQGYLGYRAVDSGLATAPLGLFAVVLTPVMGKLLPRTDPRYIATLAFVGFAVVFMMRTTFYTDVSHWDLVLPTLLQGIPMVMFFVPLTSIILSGLPPEKIPAAAGLSNFGRTFCGAVGTSLISNAWNDRTILHHVRLTEQASVTNPIFAQQVDTMRSLLHVGPDSALGLFNASVDSQAAVMGLNDIFYVSAIIFIAIIPLIWITKPARSGGGDADAAAAGAH; translated from the coding sequence ATGTCATCTCCGTCATCCCCGGGCCCGCTGTCGGGCGGCCGGCTCGCGATCGGCACGATCGCGGTATCGCTCGCCATGTTCATGAACGTGCTCGATTCGTCGATCGCGAACGTCGCGATTCCGACGATTTCGGGCGACCTCGGCGTGTCGGTGGACGAAGGCACGTGGGTGATCACGATCTTCGCGGCGGCGAACGCGGTGTCGATTCCGCTGACGGGCTGGCTCACGCAGCGCTTCGGCCAGGTGCGCCTGTTCGTCACGTCGATCCTGCTGTTCGTGTGCGCGTCGTGGCTGTGCGGGATCGCACCGAACCTGCCGACATTGCTCGCCGCGCGGATCCTGCAGGGCGCGGTCGCGGGGCCGCTCGCGCCGCTGTCGCAGGCGCTGCTGCTCGGCGCGTGGCCGCGGCAGAAATCGTCGAGCGCGCTCGCGCTGTGGTCGATGACGGCGCTCGTCGGCCCGATCGCGGGCCCGTCGCTCGGCGGCTGGATCACCTACGACTACAACTGGTCGTGGATCTTCTACATCAACATCCCGGTCGGCCTCTTCGCGGCGGCGGTCACGTGGATCGTGTTCCGCGACCGCGAATCGGCCACGCGCCGCATGCCGATCGACACCGTCGGCCTGCTGCTGCTCGTGCTGTGGGTCGCATCGCTGCAGATCATGCTCGACAAGGGCAAGGACCTCGACTGGTTCAACTCGCCGGTCGTCGTCGCGCTAGGCATCGTCGCGCTGATCGGCTTCGCGTTCTTTCTCGTGTGGGAGCTTCACGAGGCCAACCCGATCGTCGACCTGCGGCTCTTCACGCAACGCAATTTCGCCGGCGGCACGATCGCGATCTCGGTCGCCTACGGGATGTTCTTCGGCACGCTCGTGCTGCTGCCGCAGTGGATGCAGGGCTACCTCGGCTACCGCGCGGTCGATTCGGGGCTCGCCACGGCACCGCTCGGGCTGTTCGCGGTCGTCCTCACGCCGGTGATGGGCAAGCTGCTGCCGCGCACCGATCCGCGCTACATCGCGACGCTCGCGTTCGTCGGCTTCGCCGTCGTCTTCATGATGCGCACGACGTTCTATACCGACGTGTCGCACTGGGATCTCGTGCTGCCAACGCTGCTGCAGGGCATTCCGATGGTGATGTTCTTCGTGCCGCTGACGTCGATCATCCTGTCCGGGCTGCCGCCGGAAAAGATTCCTGCCGCGGCCGGCCTGTCAAATTTCGGCCGCACGTTCTGCGGCGCGGTCGGCACGTCGCTGATCAGCAATGCATGGAACGACCGCACGATCCTGCATCACGTGCGGCTCACCGAACAGGCGAGCGTCACCAACCCGATCTTCGCGCAGCAGGTCGACACGATGCGCTCGCTGCTGCACGTCGGCCCCGATTCGGCGCTCGGGCTCTTCAACGCGTCGGTCGATTCGCAGGCGGCCGTGATGGGATTGAACGACATCTTCTACGTGTCGGCGATCATCTTCATCGCGATCATCCCGCTCATCTGGATCACGAAGCCGGCGCGCTCGGGCGGCGGCGATGCCGATGCGGCGGCGGCGGGCGCGCACTGA
- a CDS encoding sugar ABC transporter ATPase has protein sequence MKRFLLLLPAALLAACGSAPSSDSASSSGAAPMIYVSSQRPAYAIANCLDSRLSGTEQSQHNGVTDISIGSNSYFVTLTPSGNGSVVKVVRGSGSEPPEEAMRFAIARCVI, from the coding sequence ATGAAACGATTCCTGCTGCTCCTTCCCGCCGCCCTGCTCGCCGCCTGCGGTTCCGCGCCCTCGTCCGACTCGGCCTCGTCATCCGGCGCAGCGCCGATGATCTACGTGTCGTCGCAGCGTCCGGCCTACGCGATCGCCAATTGCCTCGACAGCCGTTTGTCAGGCACCGAGCAATCGCAGCACAACGGCGTGACCGACATCTCGATCGGATCGAACTCGTACTTCGTCACGCTCACGCCGTCGGGCAACGGCTCGGTCGTCAAGGTCGTGCGCGGCTCGGGCAGCGAGCCGCCTGAAGAAGCGATGCGCTTCGCGATCGCGCGCTGCGTGATCTGA
- a CDS encoding ABC transporter substrate-binding protein has translation MKHLLSRLFVSAALVALVPALPAQAATPPGIFVVATQLGEFTTLDPSGIYELVPSEYVANTYERLVRVDLKDPTHFNGQIAQSWTVGADGLTYTFKLRPGLTFHSGNPVTADDVAWSLQRTILLDKGPAGVLADLGLTKANVMQKVRVVDPQTVVLETDRKYAPSFVLNVLSACPASVFDKKLLLSHQQGNDFGSAWLRTNDAGSGPYQLVKWTPNETIVLQRFEKYRTPYPMKRVVLRHVPEASAQRLLLENGDVDAARNLSPDSLAALTKAGKIKVASWPVSALLYLSLNTKNPNLAKPEVQQAMKWLVDYDGIQRNIVSTTYKVHETFLPEGFLGTLNARPYKQDVAKAKALLAKAGLPNGFDVTMDMPNDYPYIEIAQALQANFAQGGIRVKLIPGDAKQAIGKYRARQHDIFVGEWSPDYMDPNSNARGFAWNPDNSDQSPTKMLAWRNSWDIPQLTKDTEAALVEPSPAKRAQRYEALQKAVLANSPFIIMFEKVVQVATRPGTTGPEIGPINDLVSYRTLAK, from the coding sequence ATGAAGCATCTGCTGTCCCGGTTGTTCGTCAGCGCCGCGCTCGTCGCACTCGTTCCGGCGCTGCCGGCGCAGGCTGCCACGCCGCCCGGCATCTTCGTCGTCGCCACGCAGCTCGGCGAATTCACGACCCTCGACCCGAGCGGGATCTACGAACTTGTGCCGTCCGAGTACGTCGCGAACACCTACGAACGGCTCGTGCGCGTCGACCTGAAAGATCCGACGCACTTCAACGGACAGATCGCGCAATCGTGGACGGTCGGCGCCGACGGCCTCACCTACACGTTCAAGCTGCGCCCCGGCCTCACATTCCATTCCGGCAACCCGGTGACCGCCGACGACGTCGCGTGGTCGCTGCAGCGCACCATCCTGCTCGACAAGGGGCCGGCCGGCGTGCTCGCCGATCTCGGCCTCACGAAAGCGAACGTGATGCAGAAGGTGCGCGTGGTCGATCCGCAGACCGTCGTGCTCGAAACCGACCGCAAGTACGCGCCGAGCTTCGTGCTCAACGTGCTGAGCGCGTGCCCGGCCTCGGTGTTCGACAAGAAACTGCTGCTGTCGCACCAGCAGGGCAACGATTTCGGCAGCGCGTGGCTCCGGACCAACGACGCCGGCTCGGGCCCGTACCAGCTCGTCAAGTGGACGCCGAACGAAACCATCGTGCTGCAGCGTTTCGAGAAATACCGCACGCCGTATCCGATGAAGCGCGTCGTGCTGCGCCACGTGCCCGAAGCGTCCGCACAACGGCTGCTGCTGGAGAACGGCGACGTCGACGCCGCACGCAACCTGAGCCCCGACAGCCTCGCCGCGCTGACGAAGGCCGGCAAGATCAAGGTTGCGTCGTGGCCGGTATCCGCGCTGCTGTACCTGAGCCTGAACACGAAGAACCCGAACCTCGCGAAGCCCGAGGTCCAACAGGCGATGAAATGGCTGGTCGACTACGACGGCATCCAGCGCAACATCGTCAGCACGACCTACAAGGTGCATGAAACCTTCCTGCCCGAAGGCTTCCTCGGCACGCTGAACGCGCGGCCGTACAAGCAGGACGTCGCGAAGGCGAAGGCGCTGCTCGCGAAGGCCGGGTTGCCGAACGGCTTCGACGTGACGATGGACATGCCGAACGACTACCCGTACATCGAGATCGCGCAGGCGCTGCAGGCGAACTTCGCGCAGGGCGGCATCCGCGTGAAGCTGATCCCGGGCGATGCGAAGCAGGCGATCGGCAAATACCGCGCGCGCCAGCACGACATCTTCGTCGGCGAATGGTCGCCCGACTACATGGACCCGAACAGCAACGCGCGCGGCTTCGCGTGGAATCCGGACAACTCGGACCAGTCGCCGACCAAGATGCTCGCGTGGCGCAACAGCTGGGACATTCCGCAACTGACGAAGGACACCGAGGCCGCGCTCGTCGAGCCGTCGCCCGCGAAACGCGCGCAGCGTTACGAAGCGCTGCAGAAGGCCGTGCTCGCGAACTCGCCGTTCATCATCATGTTCGAGAAGGTCGTGCAGGTCGCGACGCGCCCCGGCACGACCGGGCCGGAAATCGGGCCGATCAACGACCTCGTGTCGTACCGGACCCTCGCGAAATAA
- a CDS encoding Nramp family divalent metal transporter gives MIPVTSKSAGGFALPGQSPERIDGAARAALEGRRTGVAALLPFVGPAVIASIGYMDPGNFATNIQAGAAYGYRLLWVVLAANAIAMLFQAMSAKLGIVTGRNLAELCRDHFPAPVVWGMWVASEIAAMATDLAEFLGGALAFGLLCHLSLFAGMIATAFATCAILALEKRGFRPLEAAIAALVGVIGACYLGELLIAPQDWHAAAFHLVVPQIPDHAALTIAVGIIGATIMPHTLYLHSGLTQDRTAPRDDAERRRLVRFSNREIVVALGLAGFVNLAMVMMASSAFHLSAPGMTDIGDAYHTLIPVLGPAAGALFLVALLTSGVSSSVVGTMAGQVVMQGFIRRRLSVWVRRAVTIAPAFAVVALGCDVTRAMVASQVVLSFVLPLPMIALLMLSARADVMGAYAMRMPLRIVAGAATIVIVGLNAYLVWAAFN, from the coding sequence ATGATTCCCGTCACGAGCAAATCCGCCGGCGGCTTCGCGCTGCCGGGCCAGTCTCCCGAGCGTATCGACGGCGCGGCGCGCGCCGCGCTGGAAGGGCGCCGCACCGGCGTCGCCGCGCTGCTGCCGTTCGTCGGCCCGGCCGTGATCGCATCGATCGGTTATATGGACCCCGGCAATTTCGCGACCAACATCCAGGCCGGCGCGGCGTACGGCTACCGGCTGCTGTGGGTCGTGCTGGCCGCGAACGCGATCGCGATGCTGTTCCAGGCGATGTCGGCGAAGCTCGGCATCGTGACCGGCCGCAATCTCGCGGAACTGTGCCGCGACCATTTCCCCGCGCCGGTCGTGTGGGGCATGTGGGTCGCCTCCGAGATCGCCGCGATGGCGACCGATCTCGCCGAATTCCTCGGCGGCGCGCTCGCGTTCGGGCTGTTGTGCCACCTGTCGCTGTTCGCGGGGATGATCGCGACGGCGTTCGCGACCTGCGCGATCCTCGCGCTCGAAAAGCGCGGCTTCCGGCCGCTCGAAGCCGCGATCGCGGCGCTGGTCGGCGTGATCGGCGCGTGTTATCTCGGCGAGCTGCTGATCGCGCCGCAGGACTGGCACGCGGCCGCTTTCCATCTGGTCGTCCCGCAGATTCCCGATCATGCGGCGCTGACGATCGCGGTCGGGATCATCGGCGCGACGATCATGCCGCACACGCTGTACCTGCATTCGGGGCTCACGCAGGATCGCACCGCGCCGCGCGACGACGCGGAACGGCGGCGGCTCGTGCGCTTCTCGAACCGCGAGATCGTCGTCGCGCTCGGGCTGGCCGGGTTCGTGAATCTCGCGATGGTGATGATGGCGTCGTCGGCGTTCCATCTGAGCGCGCCGGGCATGACCGACATCGGCGACGCATATCACACGCTGATTCCGGTGCTCGGGCCGGCGGCCGGGGCGCTGTTCCTCGTCGCGCTGCTGACGTCGGGCGTGTCGAGTTCGGTGGTCGGCACGATGGCCGGGCAGGTCGTGATGCAGGGTTTCATCCGCCGCCGCCTGTCGGTGTGGGTGCGGCGCGCGGTGACGATCGCGCCTGCGTTCGCGGTGGTCGCGCTCGGCTGCGACGTCACGCGCGCGATGGTGGCGAGCCAGGTCGTGCTGAGTTTCGTGCTGCCGCTGCCGATGATCGCGCTGCTGATGCTGTCGGCGCGCGCGGACGTGATGGGTGCGTACGCGATGCGGATGCCGCTGCGGATCGTCGCGGGCGCGGCGACGATCGTGATCGTCGGGCTGAATGCGTATCTGGTGTGGGCGGCATTCAACTGA
- a CDS encoding oxalate decarboxylase family bicupin — protein MTNLSRRKMLTNTAGAIAAAGIAVSAKAASFGNPDRPPEGAVNALNRQSLTDPGPKNPAIANQFPSFQDPPATDINGMPLFWASFNNAHKRIQNGGWAREVTQDDFAISETISGVNMRLTRGGIREMHWHQQAEWAIMLDGRCRITVLDELGRPSVQDVKTGDLWYFPPGLPHSLQGLGTDGAEFLLAFDNGRASEFNTLLLTDWVAHTPPDVLALNFGVPADSFKNIPLDNLWIFQGDEPGPLAEAQRASASSAGAPPHPFIFSLGDMKPAVKTRGGEVRIADSTNFNISKTVAAALVTVHPGGMRELHWHPNADEWQYYLQGEARMTVFDTGPKAQTADFRAGDVGYVKKSLGHYVQNTGKTDLVFLEIFKTDRYAEVSLSDWLAHTPPKLVEAHLNVAPDVIAQFPRNRPDVVPL, from the coding sequence ATGACGAATCTTTCTCGACGCAAGATGCTGACGAATACGGCCGGCGCCATTGCCGCAGCGGGCATTGCCGTATCGGCAAAGGCCGCGTCGTTCGGCAATCCGGACCGCCCGCCGGAGGGCGCAGTGAATGCGCTCAACCGCCAGAGCCTGACCGATCCGGGGCCGAAGAATCCGGCAATCGCAAACCAGTTTCCATCTTTTCAGGATCCGCCGGCCACCGATATAAACGGCATGCCGTTATTCTGGGCGTCTTTTAATAATGCGCATAAGCGCATTCAAAATGGCGGATGGGCACGCGAAGTCACGCAAGATGATTTTGCGATTTCAGAAACAATATCCGGCGTGAACATGCGCCTGACGCGCGGCGGCATTCGCGAGATGCATTGGCACCAGCAAGCCGAGTGGGCGATCATGCTCGACGGCCGCTGCCGGATCACGGTGCTCGACGAACTCGGGCGGCCGTCGGTGCAGGACGTGAAAACCGGCGATCTCTGGTATTTCCCGCCCGGTCTGCCGCATTCGCTGCAGGGGCTCGGCACCGACGGCGCCGAATTTCTGCTCGCGTTCGATAACGGCCGCGCATCGGAATTCAACACGCTGCTGCTGACCGACTGGGTCGCGCATACGCCGCCCGACGTGCTCGCGCTCAATTTCGGCGTGCCGGCCGACTCCTTCAAGAACATTCCGCTCGACAACCTGTGGATCTTCCAGGGCGACGAGCCCGGCCCGCTCGCGGAAGCCCAGCGCGCATCCGCGTCGTCGGCCGGTGCGCCGCCGCATCCGTTCATCTTCTCGCTCGGCGACATGAAGCCGGCGGTCAAAACGCGCGGCGGCGAGGTGCGGATCGCGGACAGCACGAACTTCAACATCTCGAAGACGGTCGCGGCGGCGCTCGTCACCGTGCATCCGGGCGGCATGCGTGAGCTGCACTGGCACCCGAATGCCGACGAATGGCAGTACTACCTGCAGGGCGAGGCGCGGATGACCGTGTTCGACACGGGGCCGAAGGCGCAGACGGCCGACTTCCGCGCAGGCGACGTCGGTTACGTGAAGAAGAGCCTCGGGCATTACGTGCAGAACACCGGCAAGACCGACCTGGTGTTTCTCGAGATCTTCAAGACCGACCGCTACGCGGAGGTGTCGTTGTCCGACTGGCTCGCGCACACGCCGCCGAAGCTCGTCGAAGCGCACCTGAACGTCGCGCCGGACGTGATTGCGCAGTTTCCGCGCAACCGTCCCGACGTCGTGCCGCTGTAA
- the sapR gene encoding sap1 transcriptional regulator SapR: MTCAFARTVESRYAELTPTAKRIASYMLANLDRLGLETADQIAQQAGTSGISVGRFLRSVGYRNLDDLKRELRGGGDRPWMITDRLDEYRRVAGTQPAGGNGNPNGSDGALASSLERELDAIRHVYRLAEGPVFAQVADRIAHADAVFILGIQSTRGISNAFSSYLEYLRPRVFYSDGQSGSYVDSLNSEFERPYCIVTDTRAYSRSARRYCQAAAERGQPFALVTDLSCPWAREWPADLLQVKTDVGQFWDSLAPLTCLFNLLITAVVDRLGPAIDRRVARNRELQHTFDQFES; this comes from the coding sequence ATGACCTGCGCGTTCGCCCGTACCGTCGAATCCCGCTATGCCGAGCTGACGCCGACAGCGAAGCGCATCGCGAGCTACATGCTCGCGAACCTCGACCGGCTCGGGCTCGAGACGGCCGACCAGATCGCGCAGCAGGCCGGCACGAGCGGCATCTCGGTCGGGCGTTTTCTGCGCAGCGTCGGGTATCGCAATCTCGACGACCTGAAACGCGAACTGCGCGGCGGCGGCGATCGCCCGTGGATGATCACCGACCGCCTCGACGAATACCGCCGCGTCGCGGGTACGCAGCCAGCCGGCGGCAACGGCAACCCCAATGGCAGCGACGGCGCGCTCGCCTCGTCGCTCGAACGCGAGCTCGATGCGATCCGCCACGTGTACCGGCTCGCCGAAGGCCCCGTGTTCGCGCAGGTCGCCGACCGGATCGCGCATGCCGACGCCGTGTTCATCCTCGGCATCCAGTCGACGCGCGGGATCAGCAACGCGTTCAGCAGCTACCTCGAATACCTGCGCCCGCGCGTGTTCTATTCCGACGGCCAGTCGGGCTCGTACGTCGATTCGCTGAACTCCGAATTCGAGCGGCCGTACTGCATCGTCACCGACACGCGCGCGTATTCGCGCAGCGCGCGCCGCTATTGCCAGGCGGCGGCCGAGCGCGGGCAGCCGTTCGCGCTCGTCACCGACCTGTCGTGCCCGTGGGCGCGCGAATGGCCGGCCGACCTGCTGCAGGTGAAAACCGACGTCGGCCAGTTCTGGGATTCGCTCGCGCCGCTCACCTGCCTGTTCAACCTGCTGATCACGGCCGTCGTCGACCGCCTCGGCCCGGCGATCGACCGGCGCGTCGCGCGCAACCGCGAACTGCAGCACACGTTCGACCAATTCGAATCCTGA